In Fimbriimonadales bacterium, the following are encoded in one genomic region:
- the glp gene encoding gephyrin-like molybdotransferase Glp, protein MTLLNYEEALGKLKKNLAAIEETESVSLAEAASRVLAEDIFAEMPYPLFDNSAVDGYVLGHPVDKETPWKVTGAIYAGETHSQDIEAGCALRIFTGAPVPPGAYAVVMQEEAEVRGEEVIFTKGIPPQGANIRRKGDDFKKGTLLLQRGTELNAGALSLIASQNKTSIEVFRVPRIAIVGTGNELVEPGRELPPGHIYDTNRIMLEALVKKEGCEANYVHVPDDENELTKWLKKFAEECDMILVTGGASVGEHDFLPRIVEKAGRIVFHRVAIKPGKPFLFGKIEGTPIFGLPGNPASAFVCFEIFVREAIRRVSGCKDAALKWMKAKYLDEHSPHSRDEFIRARCEYENGEFVARKVREQGSFGLRSLADANCLVRISANCSHTPGDSHPILLLR, encoded by the coding sequence ATGACTCTATTAAATTACGAAGAGGCTCTTGGAAAATTAAAGAAAAATCTCGCTGCTATCGAGGAAACAGAAAGCGTTTCGCTGGCAGAAGCCGCCTCACGAGTTTTAGCGGAAGACATTTTTGCGGAGATGCCTTATCCTTTATTCGATAACTCCGCTGTGGACGGTTATGTATTGGGTCATCCGGTGGACAAAGAAACGCCATGGAAAGTTACGGGTGCTATTTATGCAGGCGAAACTCACTCGCAGGACATCGAGGCAGGTTGTGCGCTTCGCATTTTCACCGGTGCGCCGGTTCCTCCCGGTGCGTATGCTGTCGTAATGCAGGAAGAGGCGGAAGTTCGAGGGGAAGAAGTCATATTTACGAAAGGTATCCCCCCCCAAGGTGCAAATATAAGGCGAAAAGGGGACGATTTCAAGAAAGGAACGTTGTTATTGCAGCGAGGGACAGAACTCAACGCTGGCGCTTTGTCTCTCATCGCTTCGCAGAATAAAACTTCTATCGAAGTTTTTCGCGTGCCGAGAATTGCGATAGTAGGTACAGGGAATGAACTCGTAGAACCGGGTCGAGAACTTCCTCCAGGGCATATTTACGATACGAACCGCATTATGCTCGAAGCTTTGGTTAAGAAAGAAGGTTGCGAAGCGAATTACGTTCACGTTCCCGATGACGAGAACGAACTGACGAAATGGTTAAAGAAGTTCGCAGAGGAATGCGACATGATTCTCGTTACTGGGGGGGCTTCCGTGGGCGAACACGATTTTCTTCCTCGAATTGTCGAAAAGGCTGGCAGAATCGTTTTTCACCGTGTGGCGATCAAGCCGGGTAAACCGTTTTTATTCGGAAAAATCGAAGGAACTCCCATCTTCGGTTTGCCGGGAAATCCCGCGAGCGCATTCGTCTGCTTCGAAATTTTCGTGCGAGAGGCGATTCGAAGAGTTTCAGGATGTAAGGATGCTGCTCTGAAGTGGATGAAAGCGAAATATTTAGACGAGCATTCTCCACATTCGAGAGATGAATTCATCCGTGCGCGATGTGAATATGAAAATGGCGAATTCGTTGCGAGAAAGGTGCGCGAGCAAGGCTCATTCGGCTTGCGTTCTCTTGCGGATGCGAATTGCTTAGTGAGGATTTCTGCGAATTGTTCCCATACACCAGGCGATTCGCATCCGATACTTTTACTGCGGTAA
- a CDS encoding sugar phosphate nucleotidyltransferase encodes MKGVILAAGKGTRLYPVTHYIPKPLLPLANRPTLYYAFDRLKEIEATELCIVVGENAKAIEDALGDGSSLGLSLTYAIQSEPKGLAHALSFAKSFCGDEDFILYLGDAVYSESFVELYHRFRESRCANLNMVMEVNDPERFGVANVEGERIVKLVEKPKKPESNLAMAGVYFFTPRIWDVLPDLKPSARGEYEITDAIQLLIERGELVLAGRYRGKWFDTGTLDSYLACSAFLLNNGVLVGGNSEVIGQVGDAVCIGENVRLECVSITDSVILPQSKVRVNGSIEHCIIGGEIEEEASLKGRILYGVKN; translated from the coding sequence ATGAAAGGAGTCATCCTTGCAGCGGGGAAAGGCACGAGGCTTTATCCCGTTACCCACTATATCCCTAAACCACTTTTGCCTTTAGCGAACCGCCCGACCTTGTATTACGCGTTCGATCGTCTAAAAGAAATCGAAGCGACGGAACTTTGCATCGTGGTGGGGGAAAATGCAAAAGCCATCGAGGATGCTTTGGGAGACGGGAGTTCTTTGGGTCTTTCCTTGACTTATGCCATTCAAAGCGAACCAAAAGGGCTCGCTCATGCGCTGTCTTTTGCGAAGTCGTTCTGTGGCGACGAGGATTTCATTTTATATTTGGGGGATGCAGTTTATAGCGAAAGTTTCGTCGAACTTTATCATCGCTTTCGAGAATCGCGCTGTGCGAATCTCAATATGGTTATGGAGGTGAACGACCCGGAAAGATTCGGAGTTGCTAACGTCGAGGGAGAAAGAATCGTAAAACTTGTCGAAAAACCCAAAAAACCCGAGTCGAATCTCGCAATGGCGGGTGTGTATTTTTTCACTCCGCGAATATGGGACGTTCTGCCCGATTTGAAACCGAGCGCAAGAGGAGAATATGAAATTACCGATGCAATTCAACTCCTCATCGAACGAGGAGAGCTCGTTTTGGCAGGACGTTATCGAGGAAAATGGTTCGACACTGGTACGTTAGACTCTTATCTCGCGTGTTCTGCATTTTTATTGAACAACGGTGTTCTCGTGGGGGGGAATTCCGAAGTGATTGGACAAGTCGGAGACGCGGTTTGTATAGGGGAGAATGTTCGGCTCGAATGCGTTTCCATTACCGACAGTGTGATATTGCCTCAGAGCAAAGTTCGTGTAAATGGCTCTATCGAGCACTGTATTATCGGGGGGGAAATCGAAGAAGAGGCTTCGTTGAAGGGTCGAATTCTATACGGAGTGAAAAATTAA
- the uppP gene encoding undecaprenyl-diphosphatase UppP: protein MTLLEALVLGVVQGLTEFLPISSTAHVRIVPELFGWKDPGAAFTAVIQLGTLLAVFLFFRNEIGRIFVGWIRGLRGGDTAKSIEARFGWAVFYGTIPIVVFGILLKEQIEREFRSLYVIAWTLIGLAILLAFAEWVARHTRKLDTVKPLDGWIVGLFQALALVPGVSRSGSTITGSLFLGFERSDAAKFSFILSFPAILLAGLFEIYDQRERLFEVGVGNIFLSTLAAFIVGYASIAFLLHFLRRHTTWIFIVYRILLGIVLIALLQRGILAPLP, encoded by the coding sequence TGCAAGGTTTGACGGAATTTTTGCCGATAAGCAGTACGGCGCATGTTCGTATCGTTCCCGAATTATTCGGATGGAAAGATCCCGGAGCGGCATTCACTGCCGTGATTCAACTCGGCACCCTCCTCGCTGTCTTTTTATTTTTCCGCAACGAGATAGGGAGAATTTTTGTGGGATGGATTCGCGGATTGCGGGGGGGTGATACGGCGAAAAGTATAGAGGCGCGTTTCGGATGGGCTGTTTTTTATGGGACGATTCCCATCGTTGTCTTCGGTATTCTTTTGAAAGAGCAAATCGAGCGTGAATTTCGTTCCCTTTACGTTATCGCATGGACATTGATAGGACTTGCAATCTTGCTCGCATTCGCAGAATGGGTTGCTCGACACACGCGAAAACTCGACACGGTTAAACCTCTCGATGGATGGATTGTCGGGCTTTTTCAAGCCTTGGCGCTCGTGCCGGGGGTTTCGCGAAGTGGAAGTACGATTACGGGCTCGCTGTTTTTGGGATTCGAACGTTCCGATGCCGCGAAGTTCTCTTTCATCTTGAGTTTTCCAGCGATTTTGTTGGCGGGATTGTTCGAAATTTATGACCAACGGGAAAGGCTTTTCGAAGTAGGGGTGGGGAATATTTTTCTGAGCACCTTAGCGGCATTTATCGTGGGTTACGCTTCGATTGCGTTTTTATTGCATTTTCTTCGGCGGCATACGACCTGGATATTTATCGTTTACAGGATTCTATTAGGCATTGTCTTGATCGCATTGTTGCAAAGAGGTATCCTGGCACCACTTCCTTAA